The DNA segment TAGCGCTTTGACTGCCTGATTGAGCGTGCTTTTCGCGATCGGCCGATCATCGCCGCGTACGCTCGGAAACACAAACGTGCGGCTCGCTCCTGATTCCTGAAGTTCGCGCAGCATTGCGACCGCCTGGCGCGATAGATAGACAGGCTGATCACCTTCTCTATTCAGACGCGCAGCCGGGATAGTCCATAGCGCGCGATCGAGGTCGAATTCGCGCCACGTCGATTCGACCAGATCCGATTTGCGGACCATCGTCAACACGAGCAGATGCAGTGCAAGTTTCAGTGGACGCCGGATGCTCGATGCGTCGATTGCGCGAAGCGTCGCGCCGATTTCATCGCCTGACAGCACGCGCGTGCGACTGGCGAACGTAGCGATGGAACGTGCGGGAATCACGTCCGCCGGGTTGGCCGTCACGATCTGACGTGCGATCAGATAGTCGTATAGACGCTTGATCACATTGCGGGTGTGTAGCGCCATCTTTGGCGAGCCACGGCTTTTGATGCGGTCACAGATCCCGACAATGTCTTCCACCGTGACCGCTTTGACTGCCTTGCCGCCGATCGCGGGCAGCACGTCCTTGTCGAGTGCGCGCCGCGTGGTGCGGCGATATTCCTCGGACTTGCCGGCCATGGCGGTGGCGAGATACAGCTCGGCGGCGTCGCGCAGCAGATCGGCTCTGCTTTCCGCGCCGCGGTCGCGACGCGCGGCGGTGACGGGCGAAATGCCCTGCGCAACCATCTCCCTGTACTTCTGCGCCTTGGCGCGCGCGACGCGCAGCGAAATCATCCGATAGTCGCCGATGGTGGCAAGCGGCTGACGTTTGCCATTGAGCGTGTAGCGAAAGCGCCAGACCTTGGTGCCGGTCGTCATGACTTCGATCACGAGACCGTTGCCGTCAGCAACGCAATACCGGGTGGCGCGCGGTTCGAGCGCGCGAATCTGGCTTTCGGTCAGAGGAACGGCGAGTCGGGGCATTGCGTGGGTTTTACGAATTTGGCTGGCGGCGTCAATTCTAGCTCGTACAGCCTCTGTGTACCAAAAATGGGCGGGTTTTTGGTAGCCTGGTTCGTGCTTCTGGTGTGCAGCAGCCTGTTTCATCAGCGCACACCTTGCCCTGCCACCGTGACTGCGCAGTCAATCGCTGCATCATTTGCCGATGCAAAACCGGCTGAAAATCACGCCGAGCAGGTCGTCTGAACTGAATTCGCCGGTGATGGAATTCAGC comes from the Paraburkholderia sp. PREW-6R genome and includes:
- a CDS encoding integrase arm-type DNA-binding domain-containing protein → MPRLAVPLTESQIRALEPRATRYCVADGNGLVIEVMTTGTKVWRFRYTLNGKRQPLATIGDYRMISLRVARAKAQKYREMVAQGISPVTAARRDRGAESRADLLRDAAELYLATAMAGKSEEYRRTTRRALDKDVLPAIGGKAVKAVTVEDIVGICDRIKSRGSPKMALHTRNVIKRLYDYLIARQIVTANPADVIPARSIATFASRTRVLSGDEIGATLRAIDASSIRRPLKLALHLLVLTMVRKSDLVESTWREFDLDRALWTIPAARLNREGDQPVYLSRQAVAMLRELQESGASRTFVFPSVRGDDRPIAKSTLNQAVKALGLDVEHFVLHDFRRTALAHSRDRVHSDTLASEMGTEPMPSDAPDAGAAHERDTMQRWADFVDSHIQRANRI